A window from Streptomyces sp. NBC_00335 encodes these proteins:
- a CDS encoding carbon-nitrogen hydrolase family protein codes for MRTLAIAALQTTPVAHDLEASRQRFSDQVRATHELFPHVQLVVAPELLLAAEGPLLRPAPDDWMEQAAVTIPGPLTDRICDLARETGLWLVPGSLYERAEDGHIYNTAIAVSPEGEIVARYRKVFPWQPYEKARPGHEFTVFDLPGIGRVGLAICYDGSFPETVRQLAWLGAEIVIQPTLTPTRDREMELVCARANAWTNQVYVVNVNAADPAGVGASAIVDPEGTVRQQAGPGEEVLVDVLDLDTVTRVRRYGSTGINRPWSQLARHGESIALPMYGGAVFRTPHWLQDGTA; via the coding sequence ATGCGCACTCTCGCCATCGCCGCCCTGCAGACCACGCCCGTGGCCCACGACCTCGAAGCGAGCCGACAGCGCTTCAGCGACCAGGTCCGCGCCACGCACGAGCTCTTCCCCCACGTCCAGCTCGTCGTCGCCCCCGAGCTCCTGCTCGCCGCCGAGGGCCCGCTGCTGCGGCCCGCCCCCGACGACTGGATGGAGCAGGCGGCCGTCACCATCCCCGGCCCGCTCACCGACCGGATCTGCGACCTCGCCAGGGAGACCGGGCTGTGGCTGGTCCCGGGGAGCCTCTACGAACGAGCGGAGGACGGCCACATCTACAACACGGCCATAGCGGTCTCGCCCGAGGGTGAGATCGTCGCCCGCTACCGCAAGGTCTTCCCCTGGCAGCCGTACGAAAAGGCCCGCCCCGGCCACGAGTTCACGGTCTTCGACCTCCCCGGGATCGGGCGGGTGGGCCTGGCCATCTGCTATGACGGCTCCTTCCCGGAGACGGTCCGCCAACTCGCCTGGCTGGGAGCGGAGATCGTCATCCAGCCCACCCTGACGCCCACCCGGGACCGGGAGATGGAACTGGTCTGCGCCCGCGCCAACGCCTGGACCAACCAGGTGTACGTGGTCAACGTCAACGCCGCCGACCCGGCCGGGGTCGGCGCCAGCGCGATCGTCGACCCCGAGGGCACCGTCCGCCAGCAGGCCGGACCCGGCGAGGAGGTGCTCGTCGACGTCCTGGACCTCGACACCGTCACCCGGGTGCGCCGCTACGGCTCCACCGGAATCAACCGGCCCTGGAGCCAGCTGGCCCGGCACGGGGAGTCGATCGCCCTCCCGATGTACGGCGGCGCGGTCTTCCGTACACCGCACTGGCTGCAGGACGGGACCGCGTAA
- a CDS encoding amino acid ABC transporter ATP-binding protein, whose translation MVEVRGVHKSFGPLEVLRGVDLKVRAGEVTVILGPSGSGKSTLLRTINHLEKVDRGWISVDGELIGYRGHRGKLHELKEKEVLKQRTHIGFVFQNFNLFTHLTVLENLVEAPVSALRRTREEAGATARRLLERVGLSDKADAYPRQLSGGQQQRVAIARALALEPKVLLFDEPTSALDPELVGEVLDVIKDLARTGTTMLVVTHELGFAREAADTVVFMDGGVVVEQGAPGAVLDDPRHPRTRAFLAKMW comes from the coding sequence ATGGTCGAGGTCCGGGGCGTCCACAAGAGCTTCGGACCCCTGGAAGTGCTGCGCGGGGTCGACCTGAAGGTCCGCGCCGGGGAAGTCACCGTGATCCTCGGCCCCTCCGGCTCCGGGAAGTCCACGCTCCTGCGCACCATCAACCACTTGGAGAAGGTCGACCGCGGCTGGATCAGCGTCGACGGCGAGCTCATCGGTTACCGCGGCCACCGGGGCAAGCTGCACGAACTCAAAGAGAAGGAGGTGCTGAAACAGCGGACCCACATCGGGTTCGTCTTCCAGAACTTCAACCTCTTCACGCACCTCACGGTGCTGGAGAACCTCGTCGAGGCTCCCGTCTCCGCGCTGCGCCGGACACGGGAGGAGGCCGGGGCGACGGCCCGCCGGCTGCTGGAGCGCGTGGGGCTGAGCGACAAGGCGGACGCCTACCCGCGCCAGCTGTCCGGCGGGCAGCAGCAGCGGGTCGCCATCGCCCGCGCGCTCGCCCTCGAACCCAAGGTGCTGCTCTTCGACGAGCCGACCTCGGCGCTCGACCCGGAACTGGTCGGCGAGGTCCTGGACGTCATCAAGGACCTGGCCCGTACCGGAACCACGATGCTCGTCGTCACCCACGAGCTCGGCTTCGCCCGGGAGGCCGCCGACACCGTCGTCTTCATGGACGGCGGGGTCGTCGTGGAGCAGGGAGCGCCCGGGGCCGTCCTGGACGACCCGCGGCACCCCCGCACCCGCGCCTTCCTCGCCAAGATGTGGTGA